A section of the Rhipicephalus sanguineus isolate Rsan-2018 chromosome 11, BIME_Rsan_1.4, whole genome shotgun sequence genome encodes:
- the LOC119373285 gene encoding muscarinic acetylcholine receptor M1, protein MSALEEAFNASALLVTTESPGGNGTFDDFITGNGTTNGTNGSIADGLPASPYSVGEIIVLASLSAIATVLTIIGNLMVMVSFKMDKQLQTISNYFLLSLAIADFSIGVISMPLMTMYILYGYWPIGAVVCDTWLAFDYMNSNASVLNLLVICFDRYFSVTRPLTYRANRTPQRAAIMIVMAWIISFLLWPPWIFAWPYIEGQRTVPEEHCYIQFLETNVYITFGTAIAAFYLPVSVMCALYWRIWLETEKRKKDLGKLQEDRKKSARQRKSTSSSVGTLDSEDFRSSDSSRSRSQLTSTLTLATSKSSLPETSKTQQLRDFLVSLLHVGNGKQHDDGKSHRSSHGTLTPPTAETSVESVSTSYHEEHLVEFNPSGHPGSDEERGVVTLPTSAQGDPPCDKKPEEEPTSPASDSVYTIPVEAVTQPSPNEESPQAAAESIPEKDTEQAEHVDGMQPSEEPKALDGVAAAKQPADPGVESIRRPLTASAVQRHVNAKQLPAKKAKQLQDKKQDKKAAKTLSAILLAFIITWTPYNVLVLVKTVSSDENAIPVHLWNFAYYFCYINSTVNPLCYALCNANFRQTYLRILTCKWRNRRRTASRRPFL, encoded by the exons ATGAGCGCACTAGAGGAAGCATTCAATGCCTCCGCGCTGCTCGTCACCACCGAATCCCCCGGCGGGAATGGCACGTTCGACGACTTCATCACCGGAAACGGAACCACGAATGGCACCAACGGCAGCATCGCCGACGGCTTACCCGCTTCACCGTACTCCGTCGGTGAGATCATAGTGCTCGCTTCCCTGTCCGCCATAGCCACCGTGCTCACCATCATCGGTAACTTGATGGTCATGGTGTCCTTCAAGATGGACAAGCAGCTGCAGACCATCAGCAACTACTTCCTCCTCAGCCTGGCCATCGCAGACTTCTCCATCGGCGTCATCTCGATGCCCCTCATGACAATGTACATCCTCTACGGCTACTGGCCCATAGGCGCGGTTGTGTGCGACACTTGGCTAGCGTTCGACTACATGAACAGCAACGCGTCCGTGCTCAATCTTCTAGTCATCTGCTTCGACCGGTACTTTTCGGTCACGCGCCCGCTGACGTACCGAGCCAATAGGACGCCCCAGAGAGCAGCCATCATGATTGTTATGGCTTGGATCATATCATTCCTGCTATGGCCGCCGTGGATATTCGCTTGGCCGTACATAGAAGGCCAGCGGACCGTCCCGGAAGAACACTGCTACATACAGTTTCTGGAGACCAACGTCTACATCACTTTCGGCACGGCAATCGCCGCCTTCTACCTGCCCGTTTCGGTAATGTGCGCCCTCTACTGGCGCATCTGGCTGGAGACGGAGAAACGCAAAAAAGACCTGGGCAAGTTGCAGGAAGACCGCAAGAAGAGCGCCCGGCAGCGGAAGTCGACGTCGTCAAGCGTGGGTACCCTCGACTCGGAGGACTTTCGAAGCAGCGACTCCAGCAGGTCTCGGTCGCAGCTGACTTCTACGCTGACCCTCGCGACGTCCAAGAGCTCGCTTCCCGAGACGTCCAAGACGCAACAACTCCGCGACTTCCTGGTGTCCTTGCTTCACGTAGGAAACGGCAAGCAGCACGACGACGGCAAGAGTCACCGGAGCTCGCACGGCACCCTAACGCCGCCCACGGCCGAGACGTCTGTGGAGTCCGTGTCCACGTCATACCACGAAGAACATCTGGTGGAGTTCAACCCGTCCGGACATCCTGGAAGTGACGAAGAGCGCGGCGTGGTCACACTGCCTACATCCGCCCAAGGTGACCCTCCGTGCGACAAGAAGCCCGAAGAGGAGCCGACGTCGCCCGCTTCCGATTCGGTATACACGATACCAGTCGAGGCAGTGACGCAGCCATCTCCAAACGAGGAATCGCCGCAG GCCGCAGCCGAGTCCATCCCTGAAAAAGACACCGAACAGGCCGAGCACGTCGATGGAATGCAGCCTTCGGAGGAACCAAAGGCACTCGACGGTGTGGCGGCAGCCAAACAGCCGGCGGACCCCGGTGTGGAATCTATTAGAAGACCACTGACCGCCAGCGCGGTGCAACGCCATGTGAATGCCAAGCAGCTACCCGCGAAGAAGGCCAAGCAGCTACaggacaagaagcaagacaagaaAGCTGCCAAGACGCTTAGCGCCATCCTGTTGGCCTTCATCATCACCTGGACGCCGTACAACGTGCTGGTGCTGGTCAAGACTGTCTCTTCCGACGAAAACGCCATTCCAGTGCACCTGTGGAACTTCGCCTACTACTTCTGCTACATCAACAGCACGGTGAACCCACTGTGCTACGCTCTGTGCAATGCCAACTTCCGTCAGACGTACCTCCGCATTCTTACCTGCAAGTGGCGCAACAGGCGGCGAACGGCTTCCCGCCGGCCTTTCCTTTGA